Proteins from a genomic interval of Sphingobacterium lactis:
- a CDS encoding endonuclease/exonuclease/phosphatase family protein, with product MRLKHFRYFVGIAVGLLLHAFSATGQQKQYAVYPLAFYNVENLFDTQRDTTVMDFEFTPEGGLNWTPDKYRKKLTRLSTVLSRIGRQHGSAGPALIGVCEVENRKVLEDLVSQDAVKGMNLQIVHYDSPDRRGIDVALLYNPDLFRFVEAKVLPYHLPERPDYVTRDILMVKGVIANEMVHVFVNHWPSRFGGKSSILREHAASVLRHAVDSIYSARPEAKIVIMGDFNDDPVDKSIQEVLQAEGKRERVADQGLYNTMYRHYKRGVGSLGYLAKWNLFDQIIISKPLLSNNSGKLQFWKSEIYNPDYLTTKEGRYKGYPFRTFSSNLFQDGYSDHFPVLIYLLKELE from the coding sequence ATGAGATTAAAGCATTTCAGATATTTCGTAGGTATAGCAGTTGGTCTGCTGCTGCACGCCTTTTCGGCAACGGGGCAGCAGAAACAATATGCGGTATATCCTTTGGCTTTCTATAATGTCGAAAACCTATTCGATACCCAACGGGATACGACCGTGATGGATTTTGAATTTACGCCGGAAGGTGGACTAAACTGGACTCCCGATAAATACCGGAAGAAACTAACCCGTCTATCGACGGTGCTCTCCAGAATTGGGCGTCAGCACGGCTCTGCAGGACCTGCATTGATTGGGGTCTGCGAGGTCGAAAACCGAAAGGTGCTGGAAGACTTGGTCAGTCAGGATGCCGTCAAGGGAATGAATTTGCAAATTGTCCATTACGACTCGCCGGATCGCCGTGGAATCGATGTCGCGCTTCTGTACAATCCGGACTTGTTCCGCTTTGTGGAAGCGAAAGTGTTGCCCTACCATTTACCGGAGCGACCTGACTACGTGACGCGTGATATCCTTATGGTGAAGGGGGTTATTGCCAATGAGATGGTGCATGTCTTCGTGAACCATTGGCCTTCCCGGTTTGGAGGAAAATCGTCCATCCTGCGCGAACATGCCGCTTCGGTATTACGCCACGCCGTAGATTCCATCTATTCGGCGAGACCGGAAGCCAAGATTGTTATTATGGGGGATTTTAACGATGACCCGGTTGATAAAAGTATACAAGAGGTGTTGCAGGCTGAGGGAAAGCGCGAGCGTGTGGCTGACCAAGGATTGTACAACACCATGTACAGACACTATAAAAGAGGAGTAGGCTCATTGGGTTATTTAGCGAAATGGAACTTGTTCGATCAGATCATCATCTCGAAACCCTTGTTATCCAACAATTCGGGCAAATTACAGTTCTGGAAATCGGAGATTTACAACCCCGATTACCTGACCACCAAGGAAGGTCGGTATAAAGGCTATCCATTCCGAACCTTTTCGAGCAACTTGTTCCAAGATGGCTATTCGGATCATTTTCCGGTACTGATCTATTTATTGAAAGAATTGGAATAG
- a CDS encoding clostripain-related cysteine peptidase yields MEKTVLVYMAANNSLAAEAVDNINMMEQGYQDINGRLLVYARLFGQSPKIYEIVHDNSPRIVSKVLKDYPEHNSSDPKVMAMVFQDMQELGKANSYGAILWSHATNWYPGERTKRMAKTRSFGDDNGDTMDIMDLKAALPRNLDYIIFDACSMSSVEVLYELRDITPLVLASATEVISVGLPYDRIMRHLFDRNVRRGLAQTARKYYGFYNEKEGPYRSATYTLVDMKKLEGLAQAVRTVYDRQQAIKIKDRQVQALSLDPLSPVPAYDLLDFFDRNFTADEAKRIEMALNKSVVYKVHTSHFLGKPIRVYSGLSCYIPKDDDPHASYYKTLGWAKATGAGRLF; encoded by the coding sequence GTGGAGAAGACAGTTTTGGTCTATATGGCGGCAAATAATAGCTTGGCGGCTGAAGCAGTCGATAACATCAATATGATGGAACAAGGGTATCAGGATATCAATGGTAGACTGTTGGTGTATGCACGCCTTTTCGGACAATCTCCCAAGATCTACGAAATTGTTCATGACAACAGTCCTAGAATAGTGAGTAAAGTACTAAAAGACTATCCCGAACACAATTCATCCGATCCAAAGGTGATGGCAATGGTCTTTCAGGATATGCAGGAGCTTGGAAAGGCAAATTCTTATGGCGCTATTCTATGGTCCCATGCGACCAATTGGTATCCGGGTGAGCGTACGAAAAGAATGGCAAAGACCAGATCTTTCGGCGATGACAACGGAGATACCATGGATATTATGGACTTGAAGGCAGCATTGCCCAGAAATTTGGATTACATCATTTTCGATGCATGTTCCATGTCCTCGGTGGAGGTCTTGTATGAACTGCGCGATATAACGCCTTTGGTTTTAGCTTCTGCAACGGAGGTCATCAGTGTGGGCTTGCCCTATGACCGTATCATGCGACACCTCTTTGATCGAAATGTACGTAGGGGCTTGGCACAGACCGCCAGAAAATATTACGGATTTTATAATGAAAAGGAAGGGCCCTATCGGTCCGCTACCTATACTTTAGTGGATATGAAGAAATTGGAAGGTCTGGCGCAGGCTGTTCGAACTGTCTATGATCGCCAACAAGCCATTAAGATCAAAGATCGGCAGGTTCAAGCCCTGAGCTTGGATCCGCTGTCGCCTGTTCCGGCATATGACCTGTTGGATTTCTTTGATCGTAATTTTACTGCGGACGAAGCCAAGCGGATCGAAATGGCCTTGAATAAATCCGTCGTGTATAAAGTCCACACCTCTCATTTCTTAGGGAAACCTATACGTGTCTATTCGGGTTTGTCCTGTTATATTCCGAAGGATGATGACCCACATGCTTCATATTACAAAACGCTTGGCTGGGCGAAAGCTACAGGTGCCGGGCGCTTGTTTTGA
- a CDS encoding DUF5689 domain-containing protein produces the protein MKQIGLLFFCLLSILFASCEREYTPPPLTEPTYTGKFANTTIKQLRERYAKITNPELIADEVIIRGVVTGNDESGNIYKQIYLQDETGAINIGVDQNAIYGSYQVGQEVFVNLKDLYILKYGDELQIGLAKSQANRISWEVFKEKAQMNSWPKPQDLKPLPVTLDKLTDDMVHRLVEIKGVRFVNGGKNAFTTNDVTTNEEIKNKDGRILIVRSSNFSDFAKDILPQGEGSLYGILGRFNGTWQLILRTKRDVLEFDGKAPEVVQPSAGTFFKETFGNGTYPSGNRPKINDFKDFDMKAPVQYREDAQVADIRSISGGYGAHIWLPANRDATVRISGINTKDKGAVTLSYELTANLYDAGAKANLNQIQVKVNGVLMNVDSKEISNAAGDNGKFYKVTIPGIPQGDNVVLEFVSSAALNQVGFRLDNIQLEGTAGKGGETIIVEKK, from the coding sequence ATGAAACAAATAGGGCTACTATTCTTTTGCCTACTCAGCATACTATTCGCTTCTTGCGAACGTGAATATACACCACCTCCATTAACGGAACCTACCTATACGGGTAAATTTGCCAATACGACGATCAAGCAATTGCGCGAGCGCTATGCAAAGATTACAAATCCGGAACTGATCGCCGATGAAGTGATCATCCGTGGGGTAGTGACAGGGAATGATGAATCCGGAAATATCTATAAGCAGATTTATCTGCAGGATGAAACTGGAGCCATTAATATTGGTGTGGATCAAAATGCCATTTATGGCAGCTATCAGGTTGGACAGGAAGTTTTCGTGAACCTGAAAGACCTGTACATCTTGAAATATGGTGATGAGTTGCAGATCGGTTTGGCAAAGAGCCAGGCCAACAGGATCAGTTGGGAAGTGTTCAAGGAAAAGGCGCAGATGAATTCCTGGCCGAAACCGCAGGACCTGAAACCGCTACCTGTCACATTGGATAAACTGACGGACGATATGGTCCACCGACTTGTGGAAATCAAAGGCGTCCGCTTTGTGAATGGCGGTAAAAATGCCTTTACGACCAATGACGTCACAACCAATGAAGAAATTAAAAATAAGGACGGTAGAATCCTGATCGTCCGTTCAAGCAATTTTTCGGACTTTGCCAAGGATATTTTACCGCAAGGTGAAGGAAGCTTATACGGGATTTTAGGTCGGTTTAACGGTACGTGGCAGCTGATCCTCCGTACGAAACGTGATGTCCTGGAGTTTGATGGTAAAGCCCCTGAAGTTGTGCAGCCTTCCGCTGGTACATTCTTTAAGGAGACGTTCGGAAATGGAACCTATCCGTCTGGTAATAGACCGAAGATCAATGATTTCAAGGATTTTGATATGAAAGCCCCTGTGCAATACCGTGAAGATGCTCAGGTAGCCGATATCCGAAGCATCTCGGGAGGATATGGTGCCCATATTTGGCTGCCGGCTAACCGCGATGCAACGGTGCGCATTTCAGGGATCAATACCAAAGATAAGGGTGCCGTTACGCTAAGTTATGAATTGACTGCTAATCTGTATGATGCGGGCGCCAAGGCAAACCTGAACCAGATTCAGGTGAAGGTGAATGGCGTGCTCATGAACGTAGACAGCAAAGAAATCTCGAATGCAGCCGGAGATAATGGTAAGTTCTATAAAGTCACTATTCCTGGTATTCCGCAGGGCGATAATGTCGTGCTAGAATTCGTTTCTTCAGCTGCCTTAAACCAGGTCGGTTTCCGATTGGATAATATCCAGCTGGAAGGAACAGCGGGTAAGGGTGGTGAAACCATTATCGTTGAAAAAAAATAA
- a CDS encoding fimbrillin family protein — MKTKQLLSVALAAVALASSCKKDDYRNQPGSNGSEVKFSSSIVGQPATKASGTQWDANDEIGVFMKQGTGLSKVLSANKKYVTSGNGNFAATGDDVINYPESGAVDFIAYYPYAAAVADNALSIDVSNQADLAKIDVMYSDNAKNLTQESGVANLEFAHKLAKIDLNVTAGTGVSSLTGLTTVFNAVNTTSTLDLATGTVAEGAKAANVSAKVTAATDAHTVEAILIPGAYANKEVVFTVGASTFTWTLPAEATYESGKKYAYNISLRETVTGPQVIVTGEATITDWIAVSGGSVNVIKDKTDPKPEPGTGTVQTIYLETFGDIPVEDRSKKYRFGTYEGFSAKGVTYSDLDPTSYADIRRTTQMEAHAWLPAGRTTGFKVEGINAAGFKDLKLSFDVAANAPAAPITAIEIKVNGKAYPLSGVTGASNEFSSQTITGIAEADAIVLEVSSNATANTAGYRLDNIKLEGTK; from the coding sequence ATGAAAACAAAACAATTATTAAGCGTTGCTTTAGCCGCTGTAGCTTTAGCATCATCTTGTAAGAAAGATGATTACAGGAACCAACCAGGATCGAATGGTTCTGAAGTGAAGTTCTCATCATCAATCGTTGGTCAGCCTGCTACAAAGGCGTCTGGTACGCAATGGGATGCCAACGACGAAATCGGGGTGTTCATGAAGCAGGGGACTGGTCTTTCCAAAGTGCTTTCTGCGAACAAAAAATACGTTACTTCAGGCAACGGTAATTTTGCGGCAACAGGGGATGATGTGATCAATTATCCGGAAAGTGGCGCAGTGGACTTTATTGCGTACTACCCGTATGCAGCAGCAGTTGCTGACAATGCATTATCCATTGATGTAAGCAATCAAGCAGACTTAGCAAAGATCGATGTGATGTATTCCGACAATGCGAAGAATTTGACCCAAGAGTCAGGTGTTGCTAATTTGGAGTTTGCACACAAATTGGCAAAGATCGATTTGAACGTAACTGCAGGAACAGGTGTATCATCCTTAACGGGGTTGACCACGGTCTTCAATGCGGTAAACACGACTTCGACATTGGATTTGGCTACAGGAACAGTTGCTGAAGGTGCAAAGGCTGCAAATGTATCGGCTAAAGTTACAGCTGCTACGGATGCACATACTGTGGAAGCTATTTTAATCCCAGGTGCTTACGCGAACAAGGAGGTTGTATTCACAGTTGGTGCAAGTACTTTCACGTGGACTTTGCCAGCGGAAGCAACTTACGAATCCGGTAAGAAATATGCCTACAACATTTCACTTCGTGAAACGGTTACCGGTCCTCAGGTGATTGTTACTGGTGAAGCTACCATTACCGATTGGATCGCTGTTTCCGGTGGTTCTGTCAATGTGATCAAAGATAAAACTGATCCTAAACCAGAACCTGGAACAGGAACAGTGCAAACTATTTACTTAGAGACTTTCGGTGATATTCCTGTAGAAGATAGAAGCAAAAAATACAGATTTGGTACTTACGAAGGTTTTAGTGCTAAGGGTGTGACATATTCCGATTTAGATCCTACATCGTATGCGGACATCCGTAGAACGACTCAGATGGAAGCGCATGCTTGGTTACCAGCTGGCCGTACTACAGGTTTTAAAGTGGAAGGTATCAATGCTGCTGGTTTTAAAGATCTGAAATTATCTTTTGATGTGGCAGCAAATGCACCAGCTGCACCTATCACTGCAATTGAGATTAAGGTAAATGGTAAAGCATATCCACTATCAGGTGTAACTGGAGCATCCAATGAATTCAGTTCACAAACAATTACTGGAATTGCCGAAGCTGATGCTATCGTACTAGAAGTTTCATCCAACGCGACTGCAAATACCGCAGGTTATCGTTTGGATAACATCAAGTTGGAAGGTACAAAATAA
- a CDS encoding carboxypeptidase-like regulatory domain-containing protein: MRKILPLLILLTGFCCTVFAQGGIQLTGKVVHERTKVPLVGISLLLEQNKLSTTTNEEGEFVFVNLKPGQDKLIIQAAGFRVFELDVLLEAEQTQTLDVIELTAENQMDVQTVLGIIDDDVLTTEGDVGSQDIQASVILSNDLFLNKVGFKLFPYRFRVRGYDPFHEQTYINGVLANDQFRRVFNYASIGALNDLTRNGDVVNYNQGGSYTFGTIGGSENINMRASTFAKGGKVTMSYTNRNYYARTMFSYSTGLNEKGWAFTGAVGGRFSDKGYIPGTSYRNLSYALSAEKQWNEGAHSLSLLTFGSPVVRGQQGSSFQEVYDLVGDNLYNPNWGYQDGKIRNSRVVKAYDPTAVISHRWKIDEKTDLTSGGILHYGRWSNSALNWYNAMDPRPDYYRYLPSNFGKHTTTINELTAAEYTSLWKNRDPRVTQINWEELYRQNMNPEHRSKYKGEALYMVERRHSDLLESTISSTFNKLYDNNFQLTAGVEGRMTRSYQYKTVDDLLGADFVVDLDKFAERENRGNDRIKQNDLLYPDRKVYKDDIFGYDYDLDIKTVNAWVTNSFQARHLDVYYGMKIGYTDFSRQGNMRNGRFPNNSYGRGKHHDFIDFTAKAGLTYKLDGRHFISSNVAYITEPPIPDRAYVMPRVTDRVVKGLGSGKMAHADVNYVFSMPKLAGRVSLFQTNFYDQLERMAYYHDSQRTFVFHNMSGVDKVHRGLEAAVTYSLNQNWNFDFIGSLGEYYYSNNPMGTMNSENGMLADVEERVYMRNLYVSGTPQAAGIVAARYFHNYWFLELSGNFVGRNYMSAAPLRRTASAYSTVNPYTESITAYEQLTRQERLDANVTVDASIGKMIYLKDRRSLNFNLSVMNLLNNRDLRTGGFEQGRLDLNFPERFGSRYFYMQGINMFFNTSYRF; encoded by the coding sequence ATGCGCAAAATTTTACCACTACTTATTCTATTAACCGGCTTTTGCTGCACTGTATTTGCCCAAGGGGGGATACAGTTGACGGGGAAGGTCGTCCATGAAAGGACGAAGGTTCCCTTGGTAGGGATCTCGCTTTTATTGGAACAAAATAAACTCAGTACGACCACAAATGAAGAAGGTGAGTTTGTGTTCGTGAATCTAAAACCGGGACAGGATAAGTTGATAATTCAAGCTGCTGGGTTTAGGGTGTTTGAACTGGATGTCCTATTGGAAGCGGAACAAACACAAACATTGGACGTCATCGAATTGACGGCTGAAAACCAGATGGATGTACAGACCGTCCTGGGGATCATCGACGATGATGTGCTCACCACCGAAGGTGATGTCGGTTCGCAAGATATACAAGCTTCCGTCATCCTATCGAATGACCTTTTCCTGAACAAGGTGGGGTTCAAATTATTTCCATACCGATTTCGGGTTCGGGGCTATGACCCATTCCACGAACAGACCTATATCAATGGCGTTTTGGCCAATGACCAATTCCGCCGTGTATTCAATTACGCTTCCATCGGAGCACTCAATGACCTGACCCGAAATGGGGATGTGGTCAACTACAATCAAGGAGGATCTTACACTTTCGGAACGATTGGTGGTTCCGAAAATATCAATATGCGCGCCAGTACCTTTGCTAAAGGTGGCAAGGTCACCATGTCCTATACCAATAGGAATTATTATGCTCGTACGATGTTCAGTTATTCAACTGGGCTCAACGAAAAGGGATGGGCCTTCACGGGTGCAGTGGGTGGACGCTTCTCCGATAAGGGATATATTCCAGGAACGTCCTACCGCAACCTTTCCTATGCCCTTTCCGCTGAAAAGCAATGGAATGAGGGTGCACACTCGTTATCCTTACTAACTTTCGGTTCTCCGGTTGTCCGCGGGCAGCAGGGCTCTTCCTTTCAGGAAGTTTACGACCTAGTTGGGGATAACCTTTACAATCCGAATTGGGGATACCAGGATGGTAAGATCCGTAATTCCAGGGTTGTCAAAGCATATGACCCAACGGCCGTTATCTCACACCGCTGGAAGATCGACGAGAAAACTGACCTGACCTCGGGCGGTATCCTCCATTATGGAAGATGGAGCAATTCGGCACTCAATTGGTACAATGCCATGGATCCGAGACCGGATTACTACAGATACCTGCCATCGAATTTCGGTAAACATACCACAACCATTAATGAATTGACCGCAGCGGAATATACGTCTCTATGGAAGAATCGCGATCCGAGAGTCACTCAAATTAATTGGGAAGAGCTGTACCGTCAGAACATGAATCCGGAGCATCGCTCCAAGTACAAAGGCGAAGCCCTGTACATGGTTGAACGACGCCATTCCGATCTGTTGGAAAGTACCATCAGCTCTACGTTCAATAAGTTATATGACAATAATTTCCAATTGACCGCGGGTGTCGAGGGAAGGATGACCAGATCCTACCAATACAAGACGGTTGATGATCTCTTGGGCGCTGACTTTGTCGTGGATCTGGATAAATTTGCCGAGCGTGAAAACCGTGGGAATGACCGAATCAAGCAGAACGACCTGCTCTATCCCGACAGAAAAGTGTATAAGGACGATATTTTTGGTTATGACTATGATCTGGATATCAAGACGGTGAATGCTTGGGTGACGAATAGTTTTCAAGCTCGCCACCTGGATGTGTACTACGGCATGAAGATCGGGTATACGGATTTCTCGCGCCAAGGGAATATGCGCAATGGACGGTTTCCAAACAATTCCTATGGGCGCGGCAAGCACCATGATTTTATAGATTTTACGGCTAAGGCTGGACTTACCTATAAACTGGATGGCAGGCATTTTATTTCGTCTAATGTAGCCTACATCACAGAGCCACCAATTCCAGACCGCGCCTATGTTATGCCAAGGGTGACAGACCGCGTGGTCAAAGGGTTGGGGAGTGGTAAGATGGCCCATGCAGATGTCAATTATGTATTTTCCATGCCGAAATTGGCGGGACGTGTCAGTCTATTCCAGACCAACTTCTATGATCAGTTGGAACGGATGGCCTATTATCATGATTCCCAAAGAACTTTTGTTTTCCATAACATGAGTGGTGTGGATAAGGTGCATCGTGGCCTGGAAGCGGCAGTGACCTATTCCCTGAACCAAAATTGGAACTTCGATTTTATCGGAAGTCTCGGTGAGTACTATTACAGCAACAATCCTATGGGCACCATGAATTCGGAAAATGGCATGTTGGCCGATGTGGAAGAACGCGTCTACATGCGGAATCTGTATGTGTCCGGAACGCCACAGGCTGCAGGGATCGTCGCTGCACGGTATTTCCATAACTATTGGTTCCTGGAGTTGAGTGGGAATTTTGTTGGACGGAACTACATGTCGGCTGCGCCACTGCGCAGAACAGCATCTGCTTACTCCACCGTGAATCCTTATACGGAGAGCATTACCGCTTACGAACAGTTGACACGTCAGGAACGTTTGGATGCAAATGTAACCGTAGATGCCTCCATAGGCAAGATGATTTACCTGAAGGATCGACGGTCATTGAATTTCAACCTTTCCGTCATGAATCTCCTGAACAATAGAGACCTGCGCACCGGAGGTTTTGAACAGGGACGACTTGATCTCAATTTTCCAGAGCGTTTCGGTTCACGCTATTTCTATATGCAGGGCATAAACATGTTTTTCAATACGAGTTACAGATTTTAA
- a CDS encoding DNA/RNA non-specific endonuclease: MIKRIALYVTLSVMLFTSCRKENPIIDVKQDRAVLFSSKIAGQVQTRVSGSQWDENDAISIYMYAGSGLSASTILEEGFNKEFITSRSGNFRPKSTADEIRFPEGKAVQFVSFYPYQAGRELNRQLDIANQEEQSKIDYLYGKSAAANGATQGPVHLLFERIISKIRVKLQGENLEGLTAQLSNLETEADFDLTTATLNKKSTKKSVSGKVVQVGAEKYLELVIYPGKLDAMTKMIFRNVAGDSFTWDIAGLTTEYAAGNMYQYEVQLGKDGGVTPKPNVSYFELPIISNSMDLQYSFKMTPDQSKRNFAMLYDQKNKLALWVAYPLSRDYVGGQSRTNAWGYDPDINRNFQPLLSKGFGIGGIDRGHQLPSADRTKNRAENATTFYYSNMTAQEATLNQGVWAKLENQVRTWMQRSGVDTMYVVTGAGLQVTKDQPITYVRDNAGQEVAKPKYYYKALAVKRGTAYYTIGFKFDNVNTSGSAQPNSYRVTVRELEQLTGYTFFPALSTAEKSTINNAIWN; this comes from the coding sequence ATGATTAAACGAATTGCTTTATATGTCACCTTGAGTGTGATGTTGTTTACATCCTGTAGAAAGGAAAACCCGATAATCGATGTGAAGCAAGATAGAGCTGTGCTATTCAGCAGTAAGATTGCGGGACAGGTGCAAACCCGTGTTTCAGGGTCGCAGTGGGATGAGAACGATGCGATATCGATCTACATGTACGCGGGGTCCGGGTTGAGCGCTTCTACCATTTTGGAAGAGGGGTTTAATAAAGAATTTATAACATCTAGATCTGGTAATTTCAGGCCGAAATCGACTGCGGATGAAATCCGCTTTCCAGAAGGAAAAGCCGTCCAATTCGTATCCTTTTACCCTTATCAAGCGGGACGTGAATTAAACCGTCAACTGGATATTGCCAATCAGGAGGAGCAAAGCAAGATCGATTACCTCTATGGTAAGAGTGCCGCTGCGAATGGAGCTACTCAAGGTCCTGTTCACTTACTATTCGAACGTATTATTTCTAAAATCCGCGTTAAGTTGCAGGGCGAGAACCTTGAAGGATTAACCGCGCAGCTGAGTAATCTGGAAACGGAAGCAGATTTTGATCTAACCACGGCAACACTTAATAAAAAGAGTACGAAGAAATCTGTTTCCGGTAAAGTGGTCCAAGTCGGTGCTGAAAAGTACCTGGAATTGGTGATCTACCCAGGAAAGTTGGATGCCATGACAAAAATGATCTTTAGAAATGTTGCAGGTGATTCCTTTACTTGGGATATCGCTGGACTGACTACGGAATATGCCGCAGGGAACATGTACCAATATGAAGTGCAATTGGGTAAAGATGGTGGTGTTACGCCCAAACCAAATGTCTCCTACTTTGAGTTACCGATCATTTCCAACAGCATGGACCTGCAATATAGTTTCAAAATGACGCCCGACCAATCCAAGCGGAATTTTGCCATGCTGTACGACCAGAAAAATAAATTAGCCTTATGGGTAGCTTATCCATTGAGCCGGGACTATGTGGGTGGTCAATCCAGAACCAACGCATGGGGCTACGATCCAGATATCAACCGGAATTTCCAACCACTTTTATCCAAGGGGTTCGGCATTGGGGGCATTGATCGTGGGCATCAGTTGCCAAGTGCCGATCGAACAAAGAATCGCGCAGAAAATGCCACCACCTTCTATTATTCCAATATGACGGCTCAGGAGGCCACCTTAAACCAAGGGGTATGGGCAAAATTGGAAAACCAAGTCCGAACCTGGATGCAACGTTCCGGTGTGGATACCATGTACGTGGTTACTGGAGCCGGTCTGCAGGTGACTAAGGACCAGCCAATCACCTATGTCCGCGATAATGCCGGTCAGGAAGTGGCCAAACCAAAGTATTACTACAAGGCGCTCGCTGTCAAGCGCGGAACGGCTTACTATACCATCGGGTTTAAGTTTGATAATGTCAATACAAGTGGTTCTGCTCAACCGAACAGCTACCGCGTGACGGTTCGCGAATTGGAGCAGTTGACCGGGTACACCTTTTTTCCGGCGCTCTCCACGGCAGAGAAGTCAACCATAAATAATGCCATCTGGAATTAA